A portion of the Paenibacillus marchantiae genome contains these proteins:
- a CDS encoding glycoside hydrolase family 6 protein has translation MTKSKTLSKGGKVLRRSVKQMLAATLLAAGIFPGMAPGVSQAAEAHVDNPFVGATSYLNQDYSALVDTSIALTSDAALKAKMETVKSYPTAVWIDRIAAINGGTDNAGRKSVEQHLDAALAQKKSGTPITASFVIYNLPGRDCHALASNGELPLTQAALQTYKNDYINVIADIFAKPKYQDIRIIAIIEPDSLPNLVTNLSTPACAQASSTGIYEAGVKYALEKLHAIPNVYNYLDIGHSGWLGWDNNRTGAISLYTSVVQGTAAGLSSADGFITNTANSTPLNEPNLPNPDLNIGGQPIKSSKFYEWNPYFDETDFTAALYSGFVQAGWPASTGFLIDTSRNGWGGVNRPTSATGSDINTYVNSGRVDKRDHRGNWCNNSGAGIGEAPKAAPGPAHLDAYVWVKPPGESDGSSSEIPNNEGKGFDRMCDPTFTTRDGVLTGALPNAPVSGHWFHDQFVMLVQNSFPVLPASNGGGGGTTAPAAPATLSATAGNAQVSLSWTASTGATSYNVKRALSASGPFTTVAAGVTGTSYANTGLINGTTYYYVVSAVNSAGESVNSAVKSAVPVAGVTAPGAPTALTATAGNAQISLTWAASAGATGYNVKRALSASGPFTTVAANVSGTSYTNTGLTNGTTYHYVVSAVNAAGESVNSAAASATPQSVVVPTSDLVLQYRAGDTNAADNQIKPYFNIKNVGNTAVNLSDLKIRYYFSKEGTAAMDSAIDYAQVGGANIQRTFTDSYVELSFTSGAGAIQAGGQSGDIQLRMYKTDWSNLDETNDYSYDPTKTSYQDWNKVTLYKGGTLVWGIEP, from the coding sequence ATGACTAAATCGAAAACCTTATCGAAAGGCGGAAAGGTGCTTCGCAGAAGTGTAAAACAAATGCTGGCAGCAACGCTGCTCGCGGCGGGCATTTTCCCGGGCATGGCTCCAGGAGTGAGTCAGGCGGCTGAAGCGCATGTGGATAATCCGTTTGTCGGAGCTACGTCGTATTTAAACCAGGATTATTCCGCTCTCGTGGATACGTCCATTGCTCTCACCAGTGATGCAGCGTTAAAAGCCAAGATGGAAACGGTGAAATCCTATCCAACGGCAGTCTGGATCGACCGTATTGCTGCCATTAATGGTGGAACAGACAATGCCGGACGCAAAAGTGTGGAGCAGCATCTGGATGCCGCCTTGGCACAAAAGAAGTCAGGTACTCCAATTACCGCTTCATTCGTTATCTACAACTTACCTGGGCGGGATTGTCATGCCCTTGCATCCAATGGTGAACTTCCACTAACACAGGCGGCCCTGCAGACGTATAAAAATGATTATATCAATGTAATCGCCGATATTTTTGCAAAGCCCAAGTATCAGGACATTCGCATCATCGCTATCATCGAGCCGGACAGTCTGCCCAATCTGGTAACCAATCTCAGTACACCAGCTTGTGCCCAGGCGAGTTCAACAGGCATCTATGAAGCTGGTGTCAAATACGCATTGGAAAAGCTGCATGCCATTCCGAATGTGTACAACTACCTGGATATTGGTCACTCCGGCTGGCTTGGTTGGGATAACAACCGTACAGGCGCAATCTCGCTGTATACCAGCGTTGTCCAAGGAACAGCAGCAGGTCTGAGCAGCGCCGATGGCTTCATTACGAACACAGCGAACAGCACACCGCTGAATGAACCGAATCTGCCTAATCCCGATCTGAACATCGGTGGACAACCGATCAAGTCTTCCAAGTTTTATGAGTGGAACCCTTACTTTGACGAAACCGATTTCACTGCGGCACTGTATAGCGGATTTGTACAAGCTGGCTGGCCGGCCAGCACGGGCTTCCTCATTGATACCAGCCGTAATGGATGGGGCGGGGTGAATCGTCCAACGTCTGCCACAGGCAGTGATATTAACACGTACGTGAACTCCGGGCGTGTGGATAAGCGCGATCACCGGGGGAACTGGTGTAATAACAGTGGAGCAGGCATAGGTGAAGCACCTAAAGCTGCACCAGGACCAGCCCATCTGGATGCCTATGTATGGGTCAAACCTCCAGGGGAGTCTGATGGCTCCAGCTCGGAAATTCCGAACAACGAAGGAAAAGGCTTCGACCGGATGTGTGATCCAACCTTTACAACTCGTGATGGTGTATTGACGGGTGCACTGCCTAACGCACCAGTGTCGGGTCACTGGTTCCATGACCAATTCGTCATGCTGGTGCAAAACTCATTCCCTGTTCTTCCAGCCAGCAATGGTGGAGGGGGTGGAACGACAGCTCCAGCAGCTCCGGCAACACTGTCTGCGACAGCAGGCAACGCACAGGTTTCCCTGAGCTGGACAGCCTCCACAGGTGCGACCAGTTATAACGTGAAACGGGCGTTGAGTGCGTCGGGTCCATTCACTACGGTTGCTGCGGGCGTGACAGGCACATCGTATGCCAACACAGGTCTGATCAATGGTACAACCTACTATTATGTGGTTAGTGCCGTGAATTCTGCGGGTGAGAGTGTGAATTCGGCTGTAAAAAGTGCGGTACCAGTAGCAGGTGTGACTGCCCCTGGTGCACCAACAGCGCTGACAGCTACGGCAGGCAATGCTCAAATCAGCTTGACCTGGGCGGCTTCGGCAGGAGCGACAGGTTATAACGTGAAACGGGCGTTGAGTGCATCGGGTCCATTCACTACGGTTGCTGCCAATGTGAGCGGCACATCCTACACCAATACGGGTCTGACCAATGGAACGACCTATCATTATGTGGTTAGTGCCGTGAACGCTGCCGGGGAAAGTGTCAATTCTGCCGCAGCTTCTGCAACACCGCAAAGTGTAGTTGTTCCAACCAGTGATCTGGTTCTGCAATATCGTGCGGGAGATACGAACGCGGCAGATAACCAAATCAAACCGTACTTCAACATCAAAAACGTAGGTAACACGGCTGTAAATCTGAGTGATCTGAAAATCCGTTATTACTTCTCCAAAGAAGGTACCGCAGCGATGGACTCTGCTATCGATTACGCTCAGGTTGGCGGAGCCAACATCCAGCGTACGTTCACTGATTCCTATGTGGAACTGAGCTTCACTTCTGGAGCAGGCGCGATCCAGGCAGGTGGACAATCCGGAGATATCCAGCTCCGCATGTACAAAACGGACTGGAGCAACTTAGATGAAACCAATGATTATTCCTACGATCCAACCAAAACATCCTATCAGGACTGG